From the Natranaeroarchaeum aerophilus genome, one window contains:
- a CDS encoding cupredoxin domain-containing protein produces MERRTYLATLGAGTLAGLAGCTAFGDAEYDIGMTANGFTPETYEASVGETVVWRNTSSRAHTVTAYENAIPDGADYFASGGYESEEAARDSWHRDLGGNIDVQSTYRSTFEVPGEYNYVCIPHERGGMVGVVVVTDD; encoded by the coding sequence ATGGAGCGCCGGACCTATCTCGCCACGCTTGGCGCTGGGACGCTCGCCGGGCTTGCTGGCTGTACAGCCTTCGGCGACGCCGAGTACGACATCGGGATGACTGCCAACGGGTTCACGCCCGAGACCTACGAGGCGTCGGTCGGCGAGACCGTCGTCTGGCGAAACACGAGCTCACGCGCCCATACCGTGACCGCCTACGAAAACGCGATTCCCGACGGCGCAGACTACTTCGCCTCGGGCGGGTACGAGAGCGAGGAGGCCGCTCGGGACTCGTGGCACAGGGATCTTGGAGGAAATATCGACGTTCAGAGTACATATCGGTCCACCTTCGAGGTCCCCGGTGAGTACAACTACGTCTGTATTCCACACGAGCGTGGCGGGATGGTTGGGGTCGTGGTCGTCACTGACGACTGA
- a CDS encoding 30S ribosomal protein S15 encodes MARMHTSRRGSAGSDHPAADEPPEWSDVDADEIEARVVELAEQGHSASEIGLVLRDEGVKGTPIPNVKLATGKKVSEILEENDADPELPDDLYNLLVRAVRLYEHVEENPQDHQNKRALQNTESKVRRLADYYRGDAIDEDFQYTYENAVEII; translated from the coding sequence ATGGCACGAATGCATACCAGTCGCCGTGGATCGGCCGGTTCCGATCACCCGGCGGCAGACGAACCACCGGAGTGGAGCGACGTCGACGCCGACGAGATCGAAGCGCGCGTCGTCGAGCTAGCAGAGCAGGGACACAGCGCGAGCGAGATCGGGCTGGTCCTGCGTGACGAGGGCGTCAAGGGGACGCCGATTCCGAACGTCAAGCTCGCGACGGGCAAGAAAGTATCCGAGATCCTCGAAGAGAACGACGCTGACCCCGAACTCCCCGACGATCTGTACAACCTGCTCGTCCGTGCAGTTCGACTGTACGAGCACGTCGAGGAGAACCCACAGGACCACCAGAACAAGCGCGCACTGCAGAACACCGAGTCGAAGGTTCGCCGCCTCGCGGACTACTACCGCGGCGACGCGATCGACGAAGACTTCCAGTACACCTACGAGAACGCCGTCGAGATCATATAG
- a CDS encoding HEAT repeat domain-containing protein, producing the protein MSDDDTGDDGEAEVTIEQLRERLSAIEEQLDEAETEIDLDEIESELNALETDLETADLPEPDDEDEEPPAEELEDEKAELEDQLEEARGPYDEDVIEEIDAAIEEIESAEWTEAGLDEIESAVERFLDGVNDELDAGLELAAEPEIEDFVAGLEDAADAIESTGLDADADEEAIGTLLEAAETLVDDIDAAETWSDLSVREKLDHHGFYDVLDHRKDFPPEWHSLKVFEKRGDVEKILIALDLLDSDFMEEHCLEALERMGREEAVEPMMERAQKRDQDAIRILGKIGSEEPVEMLVEYIDGDGNPGLQKVVIKALGEIGSEDATEAVAQKLDSDTEELRSRGARALGLIGDTRAIEPLADTLAEDDSDTVRASAAWALNQIGTEDALEEVSQYSDDRAYLVQAEAEKAV; encoded by the coding sequence ATGAGTGACGATGATACCGGCGACGACGGCGAGGCAGAGGTCACGATCGAACAGCTCCGGGAACGGCTCTCGGCGATCGAGGAACAACTCGACGAGGCAGAAACCGAAATCGATCTCGACGAGATAGAGAGCGAACTGAACGCGCTCGAAACCGATCTCGAAACAGCTGATCTCCCCGAGCCGGACGACGAAGACGAGGAACCTCCGGCGGAGGAACTCGAAGACGAGAAAGCGGAGCTCGAAGACCAGCTCGAAGAAGCACGCGGTCCATACGACGAGGACGTCATCGAGGAGATCGACGCTGCGATCGAGGAGATCGAGAGCGCGGAGTGGACCGAGGCCGGTCTCGATGAGATCGAGAGCGCGGTCGAACGGTTCCTCGATGGCGTCAATGACGAACTCGATGCTGGCCTCGAACTCGCCGCTGAACCGGAGATCGAGGACTTCGTCGCGGGGCTCGAAGACGCTGCCGACGCCATCGAGTCGACCGGGCTGGACGCCGACGCCGACGAGGAGGCAATCGGCACGCTGCTCGAAGCGGCCGAAACGCTCGTCGACGATATCGACGCCGCCGAGACGTGGAGTGACCTCTCGGTTCGCGAAAAGCTCGACCACCACGGTTTCTACGACGTGCTGGACCATCGCAAGGACTTCCCGCCCGAATGGCACTCGCTGAAGGTGTTCGAGAAGCGCGGCGATGTCGAGAAGATCCTCATCGCGCTCGACCTGCTCGATTCGGATTTCATGGAAGAACACTGCCTCGAAGCCCTCGAACGGATGGGCCGCGAGGAGGCCGTCGAGCCCATGATGGAGCGCGCCCAGAAGCGCGATCAGGACGCCATCCGTATTCTCGGCAAGATCGGCTCCGAGGAACCAGTCGAGATGCTTGTCGAGTACATCGACGGCGACGGCAATCCCGGCCTCCAGAAGGTCGTCATCAAGGCGCTGGGCGAGATCGGCTCCGAGGACGCGACGGAAGCCGTTGCCCAGAAGCTCGACTCCGACACCGAGGAGCTCCGCAGTCGCGGCGCGCGCGCACTCGGTCTGATCGGCGATACCCGCGCGATAGAGCCGCTCGCCGACACGCTCGCCGAGGACGACTCCGACACCGTTCGCGCCAGCGCGGCGTGGGCGCTCAACCAGATCGGCACCGAAGACGCGCTGGAGGAGGTCAGCCAGTACAGCGACGACCGGGCGTATCTGGTGCAGGCGGAAGCTGAAAAGGCGGTCTGA
- a CDS encoding protein sorting system archaetidylserine synthase (This PssA-like phosphatidyltransferase, along with a PssD-like decarboxylase, is required in Haloarchaea for the archaeosortase ArtA to replace the PGF-CTERM sorting signal with a C-terminal lipid anchor.), with translation MQPRFVGRMSLADAVTISNAALGFLTVVVAFSDPMAAARLLLLAAIADGLDGVVARAYGGSPAGEYLDSLADVASFSVAPAVIVFVVARDGLAVGGPALTPEAALVFGLPALFVAMAVLRLGMYTAYDTRDSYTEGVQTTLAATIIGAAILAGLGDPYYLLGATALFCYLMVAPIEYPDLLARDAFIMGVTHALAILIPTWAGRTFPYALLILGLAYLTLGPRFYWRDDVSGTNGNA, from the coding sequence ATGCAGCCACGTTTCGTCGGCCGGATGAGTCTCGCCGACGCAGTGACCATCTCCAACGCTGCACTGGGATTTCTGACCGTGGTGGTCGCCTTTTCGGATCCGATGGCCGCGGCACGACTGCTCCTGCTGGCCGCGATCGCTGACGGCCTTGACGGCGTCGTTGCGCGCGCGTACGGCGGCTCACCGGCTGGCGAGTACCTCGATTCGCTCGCGGACGTGGCATCGTTCTCCGTCGCCCCCGCAGTCATCGTCTTCGTGGTTGCCCGCGACGGGCTGGCCGTAGGCGGTCCCGCACTGACTCCCGAAGCGGCGCTGGTATTCGGACTACCTGCCCTGTTCGTCGCGATGGCAGTGCTTCGGCTTGGGATGTACACCGCCTACGACACGCGCGATTCCTACACCGAAGGAGTACAGACGACGCTTGCTGCGACGATCATCGGTGCAGCGATTCTCGCTGGGCTCGGTGACCCGTACTATCTGCTCGGGGCAACGGCACTGTTCTGTTATCTCATGGTCGCGCCGATCGAGTATCCGGATCTACTCGCCCGTGATGCGTTTATAATGGGCGTCACCCACGCGCTCGCGATCCTGATCCCGACGTGGGCCGGACGCACCTTTCCGTACGCCCTGTTGATCCTCGGACTGGCGTATCTGACTCTCGGGCCGCGGTTCTACTGGCGCGACGATGTGTCGGGCACAAACGGAAACGCTTAG
- a CDS encoding exonuclease RecJ, translated as MSTSGRATTDADATSDIAAQLREAGFVRLFAHADGDSLAASGVLARALDEIGSPFQVSVVETRDAYIRRSERVDDALVVPIGIDPGQTDESVLSAIRPTTRPTSATAFEIARDLGVTPDAVLALAGAVASGAAIGADDTAGVLDAAVERGVEQRPGVGLPVDDLSDGLAHSTLFHASYSGRPEAVQATLAELALPAELDADAHRRIASLVALDATAVDEGQARAAEAIEGALSPYTIPDGPFATVEGYADVLSAVASNAPGTGIALALGYDARSDALSAWRTHAAAVHDGLQNGTTGRYDGLFVARVEDAPVRTTARLLLQYCSPEPTALVVSADEAAVAAVDEAGDASVEDALASAIETTGGEFAGTNRRGYARFEGETKSFIAAFREAL; from the coding sequence ATGTCTACGAGCGGGCGAGCAACGACCGACGCTGACGCTACAAGTGACATCGCCGCCCAGCTACGTGAGGCCGGATTCGTCAGGCTGTTCGCGCATGCTGACGGCGATTCGCTTGCAGCGAGTGGCGTCCTCGCCCGTGCACTCGACGAAATCGGCTCGCCGTTCCAGGTGAGCGTTGTCGAAACACGCGACGCCTACATCCGACGGAGTGAACGAGTGGACGACGCGCTCGTCGTTCCGATCGGTATCGACCCCGGTCAGACCGACGAGTCGGTGCTATCAGCGATTCGACCAACGACTCGCCCGACAAGCGCGACTGCGTTCGAGATCGCACGCGACCTCGGAGTAACACCCGATGCTGTGCTCGCCCTCGCGGGTGCGGTCGCGAGTGGAGCAGCTATCGGTGCAGATGATACGGCCGGGGTACTGGACGCCGCAGTGGAACGTGGCGTCGAACAGCGCCCCGGTGTCGGACTCCCGGTCGACGACCTGTCGGACGGACTCGCCCACTCGACGCTGTTTCACGCTTCCTACTCGGGACGCCCCGAGGCGGTACAGGCGACGCTCGCAGAGCTCGCGTTGCCAGCCGAACTGGACGCCGATGCACATCGGCGTATCGCGTCGCTCGTCGCGCTGGACGCGACGGCTGTCGACGAGGGACAGGCTCGCGCCGCCGAAGCGATCGAAGGCGCGCTGTCTCCCTACACGATTCCGGACGGTCCGTTTGCGACGGTCGAAGGCTACGCTGACGTGCTCTCGGCCGTTGCGAGTAACGCGCCGGGGACCGGTATCGCGCTGGCACTCGGGTACGACGCCCGGTCGGATGCACTATCGGCATGGCGTACCCACGCTGCTGCAGTCCACGACGGGTTGCAGAACGGGACGACCGGCCGGTACGACGGCCTGTTCGTCGCACGCGTCGAGGACGCTCCCGTTCGGACAACGGCACGACTACTGCTGCAGTACTGCTCGCCGGAACCGACCGCACTGGTCGTCTCCGCCGACGAAGCAGCTGTCGCTGCCGTCGACGAAGCAGGCGATGCTTCCGTCGAGGACGCACTCGCGAGTGCTATCGAAACGACCGGCGGCGAGTTCGCTGGTACGAACCGACGAGGCTACGCCAGATTCGAGGGCGAAACAAAGTCTTTCATCGCCGCGTTCAGGGAGGCACTATGA
- a CDS encoding E3 ubiquitin ligase family protein, producing MADFVVVLLVESIMWPLLLVPLGLYIGYVGLRKYQTSQLIANTPTQKARSVAGGRAELEGKAVPANGTVPKPLSDGDCVYGQYEVQERRIIRIPTGKNRKSMRIPVWVTVGRGDIGQPFYIEDDTGRVPVDPSDLDLLVENGTGTRTARTDERTPPDVQQFEEHHDIDGDNKGFIERTKDDFHPTNISVRTLLKYWAYVSSPFLNLFMSLGLFSRQRRRYVERYIEPGEEIYVFGNAREQENKAADAIETEDRLLITKDEMTNRFVVSDSGTEDTTVQTLRRQAPVWLASGGILNVFGVYLLVTGLL from the coding sequence ATGGCTGATTTCGTGGTGGTCTTGCTCGTGGAGTCGATCATGTGGCCGCTGCTGCTGGTCCCACTCGGCCTGTATATTGGCTACGTCGGTCTCAGGAAATACCAGACGAGCCAGCTCATCGCAAATACACCAACCCAAAAGGCACGATCGGTGGCTGGTGGGCGAGCAGAACTCGAAGGGAAAGCTGTCCCGGCAAACGGCACGGTTCCCAAACCGCTCTCGGATGGTGACTGCGTCTATGGCCAGTACGAAGTGCAGGAACGGCGCATCATCCGGATTCCAACCGGAAAGAATCGAAAAAGCATGCGTATCCCTGTCTGGGTGACAGTAGGCCGCGGAGACATCGGACAGCCGTTTTATATCGAAGACGATACCGGGCGAGTGCCTGTGGATCCCTCGGATCTCGACCTCCTCGTCGAGAACGGCACGGGAACCCGAACGGCACGCACCGACGAGCGAACACCACCAGACGTACAACAGTTCGAGGAGCACCACGACATCGACGGGGACAATAAGGGGTTCATCGAGCGAACAAAGGACGATTTCCACCCGACGAACATCTCGGTACGGACGTTGCTCAAATACTGGGCCTACGTCAGTTCGCCCTTTCTCAACCTCTTCATGTCGCTCGGGTTGTTTTCGCGGCAGCGACGGCGCTACGTCGAGCGATACATCGAACCGGGTGAGGAGATCTACGTCTTCGGGAACGCCCGTGAGCAGGAGAACAAGGCTGCCGACGCGATTGAGACCGAAGATCGGCTCCTCATCACCAAAGACGAGATGACCAATCGCTTCGTCGTCTCGGATTCGGGCACCGAAGACACTACCGTGCAGACGCTTCGCCGCCAGGCACCTGTCTGGCTTGCCAGTGGGGGCATTCTTAATGTCTTTGGCGTCTACCTTCTCGTAACAGGCCTGCTCTGA
- a CDS encoding DUF7261 family protein, with product MMGHTDDRGQLILAGAVVFSLVLIGIVVVFSTTLFTANMASSSANAGVSDAGALESDVERTVLEYADRVNDDEYDVDDFEDDIEDEYPELLAERYAESGPTIADVSIDAETDEDENEIESATVTVVYETRSATIDREIELEDLN from the coding sequence ATGATGGGACACACTGATGACCGAGGACAGCTCATCCTCGCCGGAGCAGTCGTCTTTTCGCTCGTACTGATCGGTATCGTGGTCGTCTTCTCGACGACGTTATTTACTGCGAATATGGCGTCGAGTTCGGCGAATGCGGGGGTGTCAGATGCGGGAGCGTTGGAGTCGGATGTCGAGCGGACCGTACTCGAGTACGCCGACCGAGTGAACGACGATGAGTACGATGTGGATGACTTCGAGGACGATATCGAAGACGAGTATCCAGAGCTACTTGCCGAACGGTACGCCGAGTCCGGACCTACCATTGCCGATGTAAGTATTGATGCAGAAACAGATGAAGATGAAAATGAAATTGAGAGTGCTACAGTCACTGTAGTCTACGAAACACGATCGGCGACGATCGATCGAGAGATTGAGTTGGAGGACCTCAACTAA
- a CDS encoding 30S ribosomal protein S3ae, protein MSERSVSKQAQEKRWYTVHAPEQFDREELGETPADEPDKVLGRNIETTLGDLRNDASENNTKLKFKINDVGSDAAYTEFIKHELTRDYLRSLVRRGASKIEAYVTVLTTDDYRVQVQPVAFTTKKADASQEQAIRREMIDIVEEAGAERSFEELLDSIVEGRLSSAIYGEAKTIYPVRRVEIQKTRLEARPEEVAAEEETSVDVDEEDVDV, encoded by the coding sequence ATGAGTGAACGATCCGTATCCAAGCAAGCACAGGAAAAGCGGTGGTACACCGTCCACGCTCCCGAACAGTTCGACCGCGAGGAGCTGGGTGAAACACCCGCCGACGAACCCGACAAGGTTCTCGGCCGCAACATCGAAACAACGCTGGGCGACCTTCGAAACGACGCCAGCGAGAACAACACGAAACTGAAATTCAAGATCAACGACGTCGGTAGCGACGCCGCGTACACCGAGTTCATCAAACACGAACTCACGCGGGACTACCTGCGTTCGCTGGTCCGCCGTGGTGCCTCGAAGATCGAGGCCTACGTCACGGTCCTGACGACCGACGATTACCGTGTACAGGTCCAGCCCGTCGCGTTTACGACGAAGAAGGCTGACGCCAGCCAGGAGCAGGCGATCCGCCGCGAGATGATCGACATCGTCGAGGAAGCGGGCGCAGAGCGCTCGTTCGAGGAGCTCCTCGACAGCATCGTCGAGGGTCGACTCTCTAGCGCGATCTACGGCGAGGCAAAGACCATCTACCCGGTCCGCCGCGTCGAGATCCAGAAAACTCGACTCGAAGCACGTCCCGAGGAGGTCGCAGCCGAAGAGGAGACCTCTGTCGACGTGGACGAAGAAGACGTCGACGTCTAG
- a CDS encoding DUF7266 family protein, with amino-acid sequence MSRKQSFPADRRAVSVTITHVLTIGITTILISGLLIGTGTLLDSQKDRATYDEKSTIGDRLAGEITAVDQAAQQESDGEITVRTEHPRRLSGGQYFVTLIDDCKVWEGSGTNPDRYCLELESGQTDSVEVPLVIESDVDTGSPVQGGEIWIHHDGDNLELRNDRP; translated from the coding sequence ATGAGCCGAAAACAATCCTTCCCCGCCGACCGCCGCGCCGTCTCGGTGACGATCACGCACGTCCTCACGATCGGGATCACGACGATCCTGATTTCGGGGCTGTTGATCGGGACGGGGACGCTTCTGGATAGCCAGAAGGATCGGGCGACCTACGATGAGAAGTCGACGATCGGTGATCGTCTGGCAGGCGAGATTACGGCAGTGGATCAGGCGGCACAGCAGGAGTCGGACGGAGAGATAACGGTTCGGACCGAACATCCGCGACGGCTCTCGGGCGGGCAGTATTTCGTCACGCTAATTGACGACTGCAAGGTCTGGGAGGGCTCGGGAACAAACCCAGATCGCTACTGTCTTGAACTCGAATCGGGACAGACAGACAGCGTCGAGGTGCCGCTTGTTATTGAATCTGACGTTGATACTGGCTCACCGGTACAGGGCGGCGAGATCTGGATCCATCACGACGGCGACAATCTAGAACTACGGAATGATCGGCCATGA
- a CDS encoding LemA family protein has translation MVSTLTIVILLIVFVLFLIGAGAVWYGINLYNNLVDLKNRVDKHYADIETSLQRRNDELDGVINFAKKALDQEDLYIELAEARESAGNANTPAEQAQADQQVQQAMMNFEMRMEDHPDLDGTEEMFNQIESVRAIEADLQDKRTVYNDGVTRYNTRIEQFPYILIANQLGYDNKEQFEAEEEAKDAPDYEEALNV, from the coding sequence ATGGTGTCTACGCTAACCATCGTTATACTCCTGATCGTGTTTGTCCTCTTTTTAATCGGGGCAGGCGCGGTCTGGTACGGAATCAACCTCTACAACAACCTCGTCGATCTCAAGAATCGCGTCGACAAGCATTACGCAGACATCGAGACATCGCTCCAGCGGCGTAACGACGAACTGGATGGCGTGATCAACTTCGCCAAGAAGGCCCTCGATCAGGAAGATCTCTACATCGAACTGGCCGAAGCCCGTGAGTCGGCAGGGAACGCCAATACCCCCGCCGAACAGGCACAGGCCGACCAGCAGGTCCAGCAGGCAATGATGAACTTCGAGATGCGCATGGAGGACCATCCAGACCTCGACGGCACCGAAGAGATGTTCAACCAGATCGAGAGCGTCCGGGCGATCGAGGCCGATCTCCAGGATAAACGGACTGTCTACAACGACGGAGTGACACGGTACAACACCCGAATCGAGCAGTTCCCGTACATTCTCATCGCGAACCAGTTAGGCTACGACAACAAAGAACAGTTCGAGGCCGAGGAAGAAGCAAAGGACGCACCCGACTACGAAGAAGCCCTGAACGTCTGA
- a CDS encoding KEOPS complex subunit Pcc1 produces MKRASIRTTSEYAETIARAIRPDNTDEMETRVENAADVDDTDRVVTIIERETTGGLQTNVDDYVVNVDVATQIVQHADQHTNTQP; encoded by the coding sequence ATGAAACGCGCAAGCATCCGAACGACATCCGAGTACGCCGAAACGATCGCACGAGCGATCCGGCCGGACAACACGGACGAGATGGAGACACGCGTCGAGAACGCCGCCGACGTCGACGACACTGACCGTGTCGTCACGATCATCGAGCGCGAGACCACTGGTGGACTCCAGACGAACGTTGACGATTACGTTGTCAATGTAGATGTCGCAACACAGATCGTACAGCACGCCGACCAACATACCAACACACAACCATGA
- a CDS encoding DUF7289 family protein produces the protein MTFGPDSTDTPSARDRAVSDLLAFVLVFGIIITSVGVVYIFGLGALGDAQAAQQDRNAERAFSSMGASFNDLQTNRGQERLAELNPRGARMSIDESSPTISVDGISELNDQDMGAMHYDNDNTRISYELGAVFRSDDENSVMIREPEFVCRQLEDPDETRAIVSFVDASIEGDGPTAVGSESTMQIGAIQEEQQAHTHDNEIEITIEGSSHADAWARYFDANDWEGDFNDIESGDEVTATCENPSADKVVVRSTEVDLSLERGDS, from the coding sequence ATGACATTTGGACCCGACTCCACTGACACCCCATCGGCGCGCGACCGCGCAGTCAGCGACCTGCTCGCCTTTGTGCTCGTCTTTGGTATCATCATCACCTCGGTCGGCGTCGTCTACATCTTTGGTCTCGGTGCGCTCGGCGACGCGCAGGCGGCCCAGCAGGACCGCAACGCCGAACGCGCCTTCTCCTCGATGGGGGCGTCGTTCAACGATCTCCAGACGAATCGCGGTCAGGAGCGACTGGCCGAGTTGAATCCACGGGGTGCGCGGATGAGTATCGATGAGTCTTCTCCAACAATTTCGGTTGATGGAATAAGTGAACTGAACGATCAAGATATGGGTGCGATGCACTATGACAACGATAACACCCGCATTTCGTACGAACTCGGGGCTGTATTCCGCTCTGACGACGAAAACAGCGTAATGATCCGTGAGCCGGAGTTCGTCTGTCGGCAACTCGAAGACCCCGATGAGACTCGTGCGATCGTCTCTTTTGTTGACGCCAGTATCGAGGGAGACGGTCCTACGGCGGTCGGCAGCGAGAGCACGATGCAGATCGGTGCGATACAGGAGGAGCAACAGGCGCACACACACGATAACGAAATTGAGATCACTATTGAGGGATCCTCACATGCTGACGCGTGGGCTCGATACTTCGATGCCAACGACTGGGAAGGTGACTTCAATGATATTGAGTCCGGAGATGAGGTTACTGCAACGTGTGAGAATCCTTCCGCTGACAAGGTTGTGGTCCGCAGCACGGAAGTCGATCTCAGCCTCGAACGTGGCGACAGTTAA